A stretch of DNA from Triticum dicoccoides isolate Atlit2015 ecotype Zavitan chromosome 2A, WEW_v2.0, whole genome shotgun sequence:
TAAATATATGGAAATATGCAgttgcgcacgtgcatgtgtctaCCAGTGAGCGCTCTGGGCGAGCTGCGGCAATGTTGGGACAATCCCACACGGTGTGCACTGCAAGCAAGCACTCCATCCTTCTCACCATGGGTGATAGATAGGCGCACCGGCGGAGCGCGCCTAGTGGCACTAACGGTGAAGATTTAGCTCATGCAGCAGGAAGGCCTAGACAGGGGTTCTGGTCGACCCATCGGTTTACTACAGAGGCCCTTAAAAAACCAAGAAAACCCTACTTAGTGGCGGAACGAGGCACTCAAAGTTTGCTAAGAAAATCGACAGTGGAGACGGTCCACTGGATAACGGGACCGTAACTGTCATGGTGGTGCATTCTAGCGGCAACAACAAATTAAACAAACAAACTAGTACTTccgtaccaaaatataagacgttttgggaGGCTAAAGGGATTGATTCTCCATCAAAGAACAATCTGTCGGCAAAAATAGCATCAAAGCGTTCAGCCAAGCCAGGAGTAGGTAGCACCACACGAAGACAAAGGTCTTTGGGTTGGATTTTACTTGGTGCACATGGTTTCTACTAAGTGTATTTGGGCATTGCGGCAGGACAGTAGGAGTGCTGTAGCGTGTGAATTTTCACCAACGGTGATGAAGATTGTGGAGTTGACTGATGCCGCGAAATAGACTAGACAAAGTTGATGTGTTAGATATGGGATTGTAAGAGTGGGTGGTCTCGGCACACGACATGAGGGTAACCAGACCGGTCCGTTGTTGCACCCCGCACGGGGGTAATCAGACCGGTCCGTATTGTGTTAATTTAATGCATGTTGAGGGGCGTTTATAGTCAAGAGTTGAGGATGTAGGCATTTATGTTGAACCTTATTAACAAATCTGAGCATCGTATTGTTGTATTGCATTTAACCGTATGAATTTCTCACACACCATTTATTTGCCAAAGTGCTAAAAATTGTTTCACACCACTATGTTGAAAAGGAGACACTATCGAACAAGAATCTGCCAAAGTGCTAGGTTGTTTGACGGCACCATGTAGAAAAGTAGACATTATTGAACAAGAATAACGAGTTTATTTAATAAAAAGGGAAGGCATCGATTCTCTCTCGTCTTTTCAGAAATGATCTGATGTGAATGGGAGAGCATCGATAGTTGGCGACGATTCATGCAAAGCCCCCCCTACAAAAATGATAGATGCATAGCAGATGCATACACGAATCATTGGTAATCAAGACACGCAAAACACATGCAAATTTGCCTAAGCAGCACAATGGTTGTGGCACACGAAACAGTGAACAGATCACATTATGATGCAAGCACCCGCTTGATCCTCCTCGCAGATAACCCGGTAGCCGCTGTATCCGCCGCAGTACGGCGCGCGTGCGCCACCGTAGCAGCCGGCTGGCGGCGGCAGCGCCACGGCGGCGGTGTAGCCGTACGTCCTGCCGCAGTCTGAGCACCTGCAACTTCCGTAGTACCCCTGGTAGCATGACGCGCAGCACGTGCAGCGGCACGGGCCCACAGGTCGCGCCGGCAGCGAGGGGATCTCCACCATCGGCGGCCCGTTCCACGACGGCATCTCTCCCATCGGGTGCCTCCTCTCCCTCGGGTTCTTGTGGCACTCTGGCCCTGCTTCTGGCACGAAGTGGACCTGCATCTCCTTTGGCGTCTCAAGCTCGGCCGGTCTCTCTTTCGGCCTCTCCTCCTCCCTGACCGCCTGCATGGTCGCTGACATCTCTCTGTCCGGAGGGGGCTGCTGAGGGTGGTGGTATTCCTGTGGCTGCTCAGCGGGCGGCTGAGGGTGGTATGCCGGTTGCTGCTCGGTGTGCTGCTGAGGGTGGTATTCCGGTGGCTGCTCAGTGGGCGGCTGCTGGTGGTATGCCGGTGGCTGCTCAGTGGGCGGCTGAGGGTAGTATGCCTGTGGCTGCTGCTCGGTGGGCGGCTGAGGATGATATGCTT
This window harbors:
- the LOC119356863 gene encoding protein PYRICULARIA ORYZAE RESISTANCE 21-like isoform X1, which gives rise to MLLSTQISTIILRVDLDCHQCYKKIRKILCSLQDQERIRTISFDTNNNAVIIDGPFDPHKLSCRIRCKGGKVIKGVQIMGDGKPEEMAGPPPSNSRKKKSKSKGKGKESPPPPAEQPQAYHPQPPTEQQPQAYYPQPPTEQPPAYHQQPPTEQPPEYHPQQHTEQQPAYHPQPPAEQPQEYHHPQQPPPDREMSATMQAVREEERPKERPAELETPKEMQVHFVPEAGPECHKNPRERRHPMGEMPSWNGPPMVEIPSLPARPVGPCRCTCCASCYQGYYGSCRCSDCGRTYGYTAAVALPPPAGCYGGARAPYCGGYSGYRVICEEDQAGACIIM
- the LOC119356863 gene encoding protein PYRICULARIA ORYZAE RESISTANCE 21-like isoform X2; the protein is MTDQISTIILRVDLDCHQCYKKIRKILCSLQDQERIRTISFDTNNNAVIIDGPFDPHKLSCRIRCKGGKVIKGVQIMGDGKPEEMAGPPPSNSRKKKSKSKGKGKESPPPPAEQPQAYHPQPPTEQQPQAYYPQPPTEQPPAYHQQPPTEQPPEYHPQQHTEQQPAYHPQPPAEQPQEYHHPQQPPPDREMSATMQAVREEERPKERPAELETPKEMQVHFVPEAGPECHKNPRERRHPMGEMPSWNGPPMVEIPSLPARPVGPCRCTCCASCYQGYYGSCRCSDCGRTYGYTAAVALPPPAGCYGGARAPYCGGYSGYRVICEEDQAGACIIM